From a single Nostoc sp. CENA543 genomic region:
- a CDS encoding nitrate/sulfonate/bicarbonate ABC transporter ATP-binding protein, with the protein MTKTAPTKEPVLIAVEQVNKSFPLPDGKGEFTVLRQINAKVNAGEVVALLGRSGSGKSTLLRIMAGLIPPSDGQVISNGKSLRGANKDVAMVFQSFALLPWLTVQENVELGLEAQGISREIRRQRALKAIDLVGLDGFESAYPKELSGGMKQRVGFARAFVIEPQVLFMDEPFSALDVLTSENLRGEIDDLWNAGSFPSKSILIVTHNIEEAVFLADRVIILGANPGRVRGEVVIDLPRPHDRTHPRFKALVDYIYTVMTNPEAEVTGEVTVTKTEAPTQKPQSPYSQLLPHVRVGGISGLLELIVEQPDSREDIFKLAERIQLAVDDLLPILDGAVLLGFAEVTQGDVQLTQIGRDFATTTILRSKDLFRQQVLQNIPMLVSMVQTLREKRIGSMRADFFMDLLDEHFPPEEAERQFATAVDWGRYAELFEYDAREERLYLPEPMFAETKE; encoded by the coding sequence ATGACAAAAACAGCTCCAACCAAAGAGCCAGTCCTCATTGCCGTTGAACAGGTCAACAAAAGTTTTCCCCTTCCCGACGGCAAAGGCGAGTTTACAGTTCTGCGTCAAATTAATGCGAAAGTCAATGCAGGTGAAGTTGTTGCTTTGCTAGGGCGTAGTGGTAGTGGTAAAAGTACCTTGCTGCGAATTATGGCAGGTTTGATTCCTCCTAGTGATGGACAAGTCATTAGCAATGGCAAATCCTTACGGGGTGCTAACAAAGATGTAGCAATGGTTTTTCAAAGCTTTGCCCTGTTACCTTGGTTAACAGTACAAGAAAATGTAGAACTGGGGCTAGAAGCACAAGGAATTAGCCGGGAAATACGGCGACAACGCGCTCTCAAAGCCATTGACTTAGTAGGTTTAGACGGGTTTGAAAGTGCCTATCCCAAAGAGTTATCCGGTGGAATGAAACAGCGAGTTGGCTTTGCACGGGCATTTGTGATTGAACCACAAGTATTATTTATGGATGAGCCGTTTAGTGCCTTGGATGTCCTGACATCTGAGAACCTGCGGGGTGAAATTGACGACCTGTGGAATGCTGGCAGTTTTCCATCTAAAAGTATATTAATTGTTACCCACAACATTGAAGAGGCAGTATTTTTAGCAGATCGAGTGATTATTTTGGGGGCAAATCCGGGACGAGTTCGCGGTGAAGTCGTGATTGATTTACCTCGTCCCCACGATCGCACACACCCCCGATTCAAAGCTTTAGTAGACTATATATATACGGTGATGACCAACCCAGAAGCCGAAGTTACCGGAGAAGTTACAGTCACCAAAACTGAAGCCCCAACTCAAAAACCTCAATCACCATATAGCCAATTATTACCTCATGTGCGAGTGGGTGGGATTAGTGGTCTTTTAGAATTAATTGTCGAACAGCCAGATAGCAGGGAAGATATTTTTAAGTTAGCAGAAAGGATACAACTGGCAGTAGATGACCTTTTACCAATTCTGGATGGTGCGGTCTTGTTGGGTTTTGCAGAGGTGACACAAGGTGATGTTCAACTCACACAAATCGGGCGTGACTTTGCGACCACTACTATTCTCCGAAGTAAAGACCTGTTCCGGCAGCAAGTTCTGCAAAATATACCTATGTTGGTCAGTATGGTACAAACACTGCGCGAAAAACGCATTGGCTCAATGCGGGCAGATTTTTTTATGGATTTGCTGGATGAACATTTTCCTCCTGAAGAAGCAGAAAGACAATTTGCTACCGCCGTTGACTGGGGACGCTACGCAGAACTATTTGAGTATGATGCTAGGGAAGAACGACTTTATTTGCCAGAGCCAATGTTTGCAGAGACAAAGGAATAG
- a CDS encoding ABC transporter permease subunit gives MLRRTFPSPEALRRLPFGLADVALILGTLVLVGLIARVGAGTLISFVPPDVVPSVNLDPVNLPYYAGRSTLRMFIALFCSTFFTLIYGYIAAKSRRAERVLIPLLDILQSVPVLGFLSITVTGFIALFPGSLLGLEAASIFAIFTSQVWNMTFSFYQSLRTLPPELDEAVRLYRLSAWQRFTKLEVPSAMIGLLWNAMMSFGGGWFFVAASEAISVLNQKYTLPGLGSYVAAAIAQENLSALGWALLAIAIIILLLDQLFWRPLIAWADKFRLETSAAAEAPESWVLDLIKAARLPSLIAQILTPVGEFISRFLSSLTPAHPIHQVDKNQQVLSDRLYSFVLLVVIGALVITGLHFILTTVGLGEVVKAFSLGLLTFGRVLVLLVVATLIWTPIGVAIGFNPKLARLLQPVVQFLASFPANFIFPFATLFFIRANVSINFGSILLMSLGAQWYILFNSIAGAMSIPTDLREMAKDVGLHGWKLWRKLIIPGIFSSWVTGGVTASGGAWNASIVSEIVSWGQTTLTATGLGAYIAEATAAGDWPRITLGIGMMSLYVVGLNRLFWRWLYHLAETKYHL, from the coding sequence ATGCTGAGGCGAACTTTTCCCTCGCCAGAAGCGTTGCGACGCTTACCATTTGGTTTGGCTGATGTTGCTCTGATTCTTGGGACATTAGTATTAGTAGGACTAATTGCCCGTGTAGGCGCAGGGACGCTGATCAGCTTTGTACCTCCAGACGTTGTACCTAGTGTCAACCTAGATCCAGTTAATTTGCCATATTATGCAGGGCGTTCAACCTTACGAATGTTTATTGCCCTGTTTTGCTCAACTTTTTTTACTCTAATATACGGTTACATTGCTGCCAAAAGTCGGCGGGCAGAGCGAGTTTTAATTCCCTTGCTGGATATTTTACAGTCAGTTCCCGTCTTAGGCTTTTTATCAATTACAGTGACAGGGTTTATTGCCCTATTTCCTGGTAGTTTATTGGGATTAGAAGCAGCTTCAATTTTTGCGATTTTTACCAGCCAAGTCTGGAACATGACATTCTCTTTTTACCAATCCCTGAGAACACTACCACCAGAACTTGATGAAGCAGTAAGGCTCTACCGCCTATCAGCATGGCAAAGGTTCACAAAACTAGAAGTACCTTCAGCGATGATTGGGTTGCTGTGGAACGCGATGATGAGTTTTGGCGGCGGCTGGTTTTTTGTAGCAGCGAGTGAAGCTATCAGTGTTTTGAACCAAAAGTATACTTTACCAGGACTTGGTTCTTATGTGGCAGCTGCCATTGCCCAAGAAAACTTGTCTGCTTTAGGCTGGGCATTACTGGCAATCGCAATCATAATTTTATTGTTAGATCAACTATTCTGGCGACCGTTGATTGCTTGGGCAGATAAGTTCCGCTTAGAGACGAGTGCAGCCGCAGAAGCACCAGAGTCTTGGGTTTTGGATTTAATCAAAGCGGCGCGACTTCCTAGTTTGATTGCTCAAATATTGACACCAGTAGGTGAATTTATCAGCCGATTTCTGTCATCATTGACACCTGCACACCCAATCCATCAGGTAGATAAAAATCAGCAGGTATTGAGCGATCGCCTCTACAGTTTTGTCTTATTAGTAGTCATTGGCGCACTTGTAATTACTGGGTTGCACTTTATTCTCACCACAGTCGGTTTAGGTGAAGTAGTCAAAGCATTTTCACTTGGGTTACTGACTTTCGGGCGAGTGCTGGTACTACTTGTAGTAGCAACACTTATCTGGACACCGATTGGTGTAGCGATCGGATTTAACCCAAAATTAGCACGTCTATTACAGCCTGTGGTGCAATTTTTGGCATCTTTTCCCGCTAACTTCATCTTTCCCTTTGCCACCTTGTTCTTTATTCGTGCCAATGTCAGCATCAATTTCGGTAGCATCTTGTTAATGTCTCTAGGCGCACAGTGGTACATTCTTTTTAATTCCATTGCCGGAGCCATGAGCATACCTACGGATTTGCGAGAAATGGCAAAAGATGTGGGTTTACATGGCTGGAAATTATGGCGTAAATTGATTATTCCTGGCATTTTCTCTTCTTGGGTGACAGGTGGTGTAACTGCCAGTGGCGGAGCTTGGAACGCCAGCATTGTGTCTGAAATTGTTAGTTGGGGACAAACCACTTTGACAGCAACCGGGTTAGGAGCATATATTGCCGAAGCGACCGCAGCTGGTGACTGGCCGCGCATCACCTTGGGAATTGGCATGATGAGTCTGTATGTGGTTGGTTTAAATCGATTATTCTGGCGATGGTTGTATCACCTGGCAGAAACGAAATATCATTTATAG
- a CDS encoding relaxase/mobilization nuclease domain-containing protein produces the protein MITKIKANKSFRGTTKYVLEKEKAQIIGGNMYGITTDKLVEQFTLSAHLNPQLQDPCYHLMLSIPKTDRTLNDEELARISERYFASVVVLSRLKGEEAQVKQPDKRISDTKLNQLVDEFIETELPAYDFFIARHSDKKHDHTHIVASRVNNLDGKSIRSWNNYAHSEHSARLLEREFNLTPVQSSWESKRKAMTRNQLERVESMGLPGEEIMRRAIELVAVNKPIMPQFIERLWREHQVKAVVSYYSHGGVRGIKFGIDIGSVNEDGSPRLLWKQGGNLNKYKCSFSKLQTELGINYDPKRDDNEIKCLNKFLESVNNNQNNQQVIPKISAVNSLAIAEINPQIYPASSEIYQHDSLALPLLAHEEKDSVTQKVIKAIVDYVEQSAVESVLAEAVPLLSQSIEQYRQGLAEANANFKDLITALTPQEKDSVSQKAIKAIVDYIEQSAVESFLAEAVPSLSQSIDQYCHSLAEVNTNFKELIAALTPVQEDSVSQKAIKAIVDYVEQSAVESVLVEAVPSLSQSIDQYRQGLAEINANFKDLITALTPAEKDSVSQKAIKAIVDYIEQSAVESVLVETVPLLSQSFDQYRQGLAEINATVKELTAALTDNLTADKTKLNPEVSAELYKHYSADLHSLLVTDRDKEIAYRALLDSQPIQNIEEIILASPAGWTHDEAKALVLIAQNKLADKQSQSEQQLDDKQHFESEYLAIAVPVAVKLINWQLREKGEQSFRFKRATLSKQGRELVFTHDERGEIFRVKVNRKQSGELEYSPINIGKLEKKDIQFWHDCDQLLQEIIEEQQQQKLKSSKGLSR, from the coding sequence ATGATTACCAAAATCAAAGCCAATAAATCATTTCGCGGCACTACCAAATACGTACTAGAGAAAGAGAAAGCCCAGATTATTGGCGGGAATATGTACGGGATAACCACCGATAAATTAGTAGAGCAATTCACCCTGTCAGCCCACCTTAACCCCCAACTACAAGACCCCTGTTATCACTTAATGCTGTCAATTCCGAAAACTGACAGAACACTTAATGATGAAGAACTAGCCAGAATATCTGAGAGATACTTTGCTTCAGTTGTTGTGCTATCGCGGTTAAAAGGAGAAGAAGCCCAAGTAAAACAACCTGATAAAAGGATATCTGACACCAAGTTAAACCAGCTAGTTGATGAATTTATAGAAACAGAATTGCCAGCCTATGACTTTTTCATAGCCCGACACTCAGACAAAAAACACGACCACACCCACATTGTTGCATCCAGAGTTAATAACCTAGATGGGAAATCAATCCGCAGTTGGAATAATTACGCTCATTCCGAACACTCAGCCCGACTATTAGAGCGAGAATTTAACCTCACACCAGTACAGAGTAGCTGGGAGAGTAAACGCAAAGCTATGACTCGAAACCAACTGGAACGGGTTGAGAGTATGGGGCTTCCAGGCGAAGAAATAATGCGCCGAGCGATTGAACTTGTGGCAGTAAATAAACCAATAATGCCTCAGTTTATTGAGCGATTATGGAGGGAGCATCAAGTTAAAGCTGTCGTTAGTTATTACAGCCACGGTGGGGTAAGGGGTATCAAGTTTGGGATTGATATAGGTTCAGTTAATGAAGATGGTAGCCCTCGCTTGCTCTGGAAACAGGGAGGTAATCTTAATAAATATAAGTGTTCTTTCAGCAAACTCCAGACAGAATTAGGGATAAATTACGACCCTAAACGGGACGATAATGAGATTAAGTGCTTAAATAAATTCTTAGAATCTGTAAATAATAACCAAAATAATCAGCAGGTGATCCCAAAAATATCTGCGGTTAATTCTCTAGCTATAGCTGAAATTAATCCCCAAATATACCCAGCGTCATCAGAAATATATCAGCATGATAGTCTTGCTTTGCCCTTACTGGCACACGAAGAAAAAGACTCGGTAACACAAAAAGTAATCAAGGCGATAGTTGACTATGTTGAGCAATCAGCCGTTGAGTCAGTTCTAGCAGAAGCCGTACCATTATTGAGCCAGTCAATTGAGCAATATCGTCAGGGATTAGCAGAAGCTAACGCGAACTTTAAAGACCTAATAACAGCATTAACTCCACAAGAAAAAGACTCGGTATCACAAAAAGCAATCAAGGCGATAGTTGACTATATTGAACAGTCAGCCGTTGAGTCATTTCTAGCAGAAGCAGTACCATCATTGAGCCAATCAATTGACCAATATTGCCACTCCTTGGCTGAAGTTAACACGAATTTTAAAGAGTTAATAGCAGCATTAACTCCAGTACAAGAAGACTCGGTATCGCAAAAAGCAATCAAAGCGATAGTTGACTATGTTGAACAGTCAGCCGTTGAGTCAGTTTTAGTAGAGGCAGTACCATCGTTGAGCCAGTCAATTGACCAATATCGCCAGGGATTAGCTGAAATTAACGCGAACTTTAAAGACCTAATAACAGCATTAACTCCAGCAGAAAAAGACTCGGTATCACAAAAAGCAATCAAGGCGATAGTTGACTATATTGAACAGTCAGCTGTTGAGTCAGTTTTAGTGGAAACAGTACCACTATTAAGCCAGTCATTTGACCAATATAGGCAAGGATTGGCAGAGATTAACGCTACTGTTAAAGAGCTAACAGCAGCATTAACTGACAATTTAACCGCAGATAAAACCAAGCTAAACCCAGAAGTATCAGCCGAGCTATACAAGCATTACAGTGCTGACTTGCACTCTTTATTAGTGACTGACCGAGACAAAGAAATTGCTTATAGGGCATTATTAGATAGTCAGCCAATACAAAATATAGAAGAAATTATCCTAGCCAGTCCCGCCGGATGGACTCATGATGAAGCTAAAGCATTGGTGCTAATCGCTCAAAATAAACTGGCAGACAAACAATCTCAATCAGAACAACAACTCGACGATAAACAGCACTTTGAGTCAGAATATTTAGCTATAGCTGTGCCTGTTGCTGTGAAATTAATCAACTGGCAGTTAAGAGAAAAAGGTGAACAAAGTTTTAGATTTAAACGCGCAACTCTGTCAAAACAAGGAAGAGAATTGGTATTTACCCATGATGAACGCGGTGAAATTTTTCGCGTGAAAGTTAACCGAAAACAGTCCGGTGAGCTTGAGTATTCACCAATTAATATTGGGAAATTAGAGAAAAAAGACATTCAGTTTTGGCACGATTGCGACCAGCTATTGCAAGAAATTATAGAAGAACAACAGCAACAAAAACTGAAGTCTAGTAAAGGTCTTTCCCGCTAG
- the mobC gene encoding plasmid mobilization relaxosome protein MobC — translation MQTDPRTNLSNQLADALSNRTVEPDTKREITITFRVSTAEKTRLEQRCNGVVQSDYIRARLFDYPLPQPKLTIPEVNRQTIYELKKIGNNLNQQTRAINEALKIGSQPLTREVKEYLQTIKELTALLEQTHASLSQPIAEED, via the coding sequence ATGCAAACAGACCCTCGCACAAATCTAAGTAATCAACTAGCTGACGCACTAAGTAATCGGACAGTAGAGCCAGATACAAAGCGAGAAATAACCATTACTTTTAGGGTAAGCACTGCCGAAAAAACGAGGCTAGAACAACGGTGTAATGGAGTGGTGCAAAGTGACTATATTAGAGCCAGATTATTTGATTACCCTTTACCCCAACCAAAACTGACTATCCCCGAAGTTAACAGACAAACCATTTACGAACTAAAAAAGATTGGGAATAACCTCAATCAACAAACCAGAGCTATCAACGAAGCCTTAAAAATTGGTAGCCAACCTCTAACCCGTGAAGTAAAGGAATATCTGCAAACTATAAAAGAATTAACTGCCTTATTAGAACAAACTCACGCTAGTTTATCTCAACCAATAGCAGAAGAGGATTAG